In the Euphorbia lathyris chromosome 5, ddEupLath1.1, whole genome shotgun sequence genome, one interval contains:
- the LOC136230622 gene encoding peroxidase 27-like, producing the protein MATLKLLSFVLSLLFILNLTTSQGLYLGFYSKTCPDAEYIALNVVKQFVYKDPTLAAPLLRMHFHDCFVRGCDGSVLLDSTKKNQAEKAAIPNLTLRGFNVIDAIKSAIEKKCPGVVSCADILSLATRDSVHMIGGAFWEVPTGRRDGRVSRSSEALNEIPSPFDDIYKLKKRFSGKGLNVKDLAVLSGGHTIGIGHCFIIQNRLYNFTGKGDTDPSLDPFYAAQLKKKCKPGNNMKTVVEMDPGSSKTFDKSYYNVVSKRRGLFQSDAALLNDVDTKSYVLSQSYSNNGFTFAHDFAQSMVKMGHIGVLTGKKGEIRKKCSFVN; encoded by the exons ATGGCTACTCTCAAGCTCCTTTCCTTTGTTTTATCTCTCCTTTTCATCTTAAACCTGACCACTTCACAAGGGTTATACCTTGGTTTTTACAGCAAGACATGCCCCGACGCCGAGTACATTGCCCTAAACGTCGTCAAACAATTCGTATACAAGGATCCAACACTTGCTGCTCCTTTGCTTAGAATGCATTTTCATGACTGTTTCGTCAGG GGTTGCGATGGTTCGGTGCTGTTAGATTCTACAAAGAAGAATCAAGCTGAGAAAGCTGCAATTCCCAATTTAACTCTACGAGGTTTCAATGTGATTGATGCTATAAAATCTGCAATTGAAAAGAAGTGTCCTGGTGTTGTTTCTTGTGCTGATATTTTGTCCCTGGCAACTCGAGATTCAGTTCACATG ATTGGGGGGGCATTTTGGGAGGTTCCAACAGGACGTAGAGATGGAAGAGTATCTAGATCTTCAGAGGCTTTAAATGAGATACCATCTCCTTTCGATGATATATATAAACTGAAGAAGAGATTTTCAGGAAAAGGGTTAAATGTGAAGGACTTAGCGGTTCTATCAGGAGGACATACAATAGGAATTGGACACTGCTTTATAATACAAAACAGGTTGTACAATTTCACTGGGAAAGGCGACACAGACCCTTCACTGGATCCATTCTACGCAGCTCAGCTAAAGAAGAAATGTAAGCCTGGAAATAACATGAAAACAGTAGTAGAGATGGATCCAGGAAGTTCTAAAACATTTGACAAAAGTTATTACAATGTTGTTTCTAAAAGGAGAGGCCTTTTTCAATCTGATGCTGCTCTTTTAAATGATGTTGATACCAAATCTTATGTTTTGAGTCAATCTTACTCTAATAATGGCTTCACTTTTGCTCATGATTTTGCTCAATCAATGGTGAAGATGGGTCATATTGGAGTTCTCACTGGGAAGAAAGGTGAAATCAGGAAAAAATGTTCTTTTGTGAATTAA